Genomic segment of Rana temporaria chromosome 12, aRanTem1.1, whole genome shotgun sequence:
GGGTCATGTTTGGCGGGCGAGGCCGTTTACAGAACGCAATAGCGGGGGTTCGTTTTTTTCACACCACATTGCATAGTGGCTGTAaaatatgtacacccccccccccccctctgctgcctttgcagcttacAGGGGAGCAGTACAAACACATCTCAACCACATGTTTTACCTGCCACCCAACCAGGAGGGTAAAACGAGGCCCAAGAGGGGAATTTCCCTCACTTTGTTAtgctttcctttcacttcctgttgtgtctctgggacaggaagtgcatAGAAAGAAACCAGCAAAAGCTTGGCAGGGTTTTACCCCATCCTGGCtctttccaaagaaaaaaaaagaaagcaattgGGAGTTGTCACCAAGACATGGGAatagagaaatcttccaatggggacactagttctggtgacaactgtccacTAGGGGATGCCCCTCACTTTGGAGACAACTCTCCGTTGTGCCGTGAGACAGGAAGGAAAGGGAAATTGCAGCAGATAATTCCAAAACTCAACTGCAAGTTCAGCTTCTGATGGCTGAAGACGGGTGCTCTGGCTATAGCGCCCCCGCACTACGACAATCCGACCCGTAGTATATTTAAGCCGACAACTCTGTGTAGTCTGCAAAATCCAAATCTTTATTGACTACATGCTGAAAGACACCGGTAACAAGTTAACGTGTTTTGGCTGCAATAGACGAAACGCGTTAGCTTGTTACCAGTGTGTTTCAGCATATAGCCAATAAAGTTTTGGATTTTACAGACTacaccggggatatgcaattagcggacctccagctgttgcagaactacaagtcccatgaggcatagcaagactctgacagccacgagcatgacacccagaggcagaggcatgatgggagttgtagttttgcaacagctggaggttcgctaattgcatatccctggactaCACTGAGCTGCCTGCCTATGCAAGTAAGTGGAAATCTCTTGGAAGGGACACATATGGCAAAGCCGACAGGAGTTTTAACTCTCCCCAACtcgaaataaaaatacattttggagAGAAGTAATTCCAATTCCTTAAGAACTTCCACGTGGCTTTATTGTCACGTGTCTGGAGCTTTCCTGTCATTAAACAAAGAGAAGACCACATGTCCAGACTATTGTAATGTGTTATCTAAGTGGTCACATGACAATACTAACACTCACCTGCAGATGGCACTGCAGGAACCACACTTTACAGTCCCAGTGAGTCCAGGTTTATACTGGAAAATAATTGTAAATTGGTCAACATGGATCCCAAAACCACAAACATTGCAGATGCTGGAACTCTTTAGAAATGTGAAGGTCTCCGGGAACTTTGTAGGTCCACAGATCACCCATCTCTGAATCCAAGAAGCGTCCTATGACATCATCTACACGGGCCAAGAAGGGAAAGTCTACTCCTTGAACTTCCACTCCTGGCGGCACATCGGGCAGTGCTGCTGTACTTGCTGGGAGTTCAGCCACTTGAGGATGCAGTGCATGTGGAAGCAGTGTGAGCAGTGACCCCACACCAAGGGGCAGTCGTCTCCTGGAACCTTACCTGCAGAGGGTAAAGAAAATCaattaaacataaaaaagccGGTAATATACAACGCATGGATTGTTAGCAAATGCCAATTCTTACCTGCT
This window contains:
- the ANAPC11 gene encoding anaphase-promoting complex subunit 11, whose amino-acid sequence is MKVHIKSWNGVASWLWVANDDNCGICRMAFNGCCPDCKVPGDDCPLVWGHCSHCFHMHCILKWLNSQQVQQHCPMCRQEWKFKE